One genomic window of Candidatus Trichorickettsia mobilis includes the following:
- the rho gene encoding transcription termination factor Rho: MTIHTISDNKDYSDNNTDYDNSRLNNQQKSDVIVNLKQLKQKLPEELQIQAESLGIENVSALLKQELTFAILKKIVEQGGLISGEGVLEVLPDGFGFLRSPEVNYLAGPDDIYVSPSQIRRFGLRTGDTVEGQIRAPKAGERYFALLKVNKVNFEETAKAYHRVHFDNLTPLYPEEKLLLEVENENKDFSTRIVELVAPMGKGQRALIVAPPRTGKTMLLQNIAHAITTNNPEVYLIVLLIDERPEEVTDMQRSVHGEVVSSTFDEPASRHVQLAEIVIEKAKRLVEHKKDVVILLDSITRLARAYNTVIPSSGKVLTGGVDANALQRPKRFFGAARNIENGGSLTIIATALIDTGSRMDEVIFEEFKGTGNSEIILDRKIVDKRIYPAIDITKSGTRKEDLLVDKAVLAKMWILRRIINPMGTVDAIEFLLEKLKNTKTNTDFFDSMNS; this comes from the coding sequence ATGACCATACATACAATAAGCGATAATAAAGACTATAGTGATAATAATACTGATTATGATAATAGCAGACTTAATAATCAGCAAAAATCTGATGTTATTGTTAATCTCAAACAATTAAAACAAAAATTACCCGAAGAATTACAAATCCAAGCTGAATCTTTGGGAATAGAAAATGTTAGCGCATTACTAAAGCAGGAATTAACATTTGCCATCTTAAAAAAGATAGTAGAACAAGGTGGATTAATTTCCGGTGAAGGAGTTTTGGAAGTACTGCCAGATGGTTTTGGTTTTTTAAGATCACCTGAGGTAAACTATCTGGCAGGCCCTGATGATATTTATGTATCACCTAGTCAGATTCGGCGTTTTGGTTTACGTACCGGTGACACTGTAGAAGGACAAATTAGAGCTCCTAAAGCAGGGGAACGATATTTTGCTTTACTAAAAGTGAACAAAGTAAATTTTGAAGAGACTGCAAAAGCCTATCACAGGGTACATTTTGATAATCTGACACCATTATACCCAGAAGAAAAATTACTCTTGGAAGTTGAAAATGAGAATAAGGATTTCAGTACTAGAATAGTCGAATTAGTTGCTCCTATGGGCAAGGGTCAGCGTGCTTTAATAGTAGCGCCGCCAAGAACCGGTAAAACTATGTTATTACAAAATATTGCTCATGCTATTACTACAAATAATCCCGAAGTATATTTAATTGTATTATTAATTGATGAGCGTCCGGAAGAAGTTACAGACATGCAGCGTTCTGTCCACGGAGAAGTAGTTAGTTCTACTTTTGATGAACCAGCCAGCCGACATGTTCAGCTTGCTGAAATAGTAATTGAGAAGGCTAAACGATTAGTAGAACACAAAAAAGATGTAGTAATATTATTAGATTCGATCACACGTCTTGCTCGTGCCTATAATACTGTAATACCATCTTCGGGTAAGGTATTAACCGGTGGTGTTGATGCTAATGCTCTACAACGCCCAAAAAGGTTTTTTGGAGCTGCGCGTAATATTGAGAATGGCGGATCATTGACCATAATAGCTACAGCTCTTATTGATACTGGTTCTCGTATGGATGAGGTAATTTTTGAAGAGTTTAAGGGTACCGGTAATTCAGAAATAATACTAGATAGAAAAATAGTGGATAAACGTATTTATCCTGCTATTGACATTACTAAGTCAGGCACACGTAAAGAAGATTTATTAGTGGATAAGGCAGTACTTGCTAAAATGTGGATATTACGTAGGATCATTAATCCTATGGGCACGGTAGATGCTATAGAATTTTTATTGGAGAAACTAAAAAATACCAAAACTAATACAGATTTCTTTGATTCAATGAATTCGTAA